In Solidesulfovibrio carbinoliphilus subsp. oakridgensis, the sequence GATGTAGGCCCGGGACCACAGCGTCTTGCCGCTGGCCGAGGTGCGGCCGGCGGTGCCGGCGTTGGGGCCGCTGCCAAGGAGCAGGTCCAGGGCGTCGGGGTGGCTGTCGAGGAAGGCCTGCTCGTCGCCCATGCCCCAGCCGCTGATGCCGAGGACCAGTTTGACCTTTGGCCGCAGGCTCTTGGCGGCCGCGTCCACGGCGGTGGCCAGTTCGGGCGGCACGGCGGTTTTGGGGTCGGGCGAGACCGGAAAAAAGACGATGCCCACGGGCAGGCCGCCGGCCTGGACGATGGCGATCTCAGGCTTTTGGCCAAGGACGGTGAAGCCGGCCGGCAACGGCGCGTCGGCCTTTTTCAAATAGGCCGCCTCGTCCGGGTTCAGGGCCCCGGCGGTGTAGCCGAGCAGCGTCATGGCCTGGCTGAGGGCGGGCAGGCGTTTGGGATCGGGCTTTTGTTCCGGCCCGTCGGGCAGGACTTCAAAGGGGCCGGACAGGAGCAGCACCTTGTCCTTGAGGGAGGGGGCGTCGCGAAGGGTCTTGATGAAGGCGGCCCGCCGGGCCAACCCGCCGATCAGCTTGCCGCCTCAGGAGGGGCACGGCGCGAAGTTGCCGTAGGTGTTGCCGGTAAAAAGGACGGTGAGAAGCGGTTCGGCCGCCCGGGCCGGCAGGGCGGCCAGGGCCAGGACGAAAGCGGAGGCGAGGGCGGCCGTTACGGCGCGTGAAAACGTCTGTTGCACCTTGAAAAGCCTCGGAGGAAAGGTTGGGCATTGGGGGCAGGGACAGTGGGGGAGTGCGCCTAGAAGAGCTGCTCCACGGCCGGGTCCTGGGTGACGGTCTCGTCCAGGGGATCGACCTTGGCGACGAAGTTCTCGCCCACTTTCCAGGCGAAACCGGGCTGTCCGGGCAGGGCCAGCAGGTCCAGACGGTTCACGGTCTTGCCCTTGATGTAGGCCCGGGTCCACAGTGTCTTGCCGTCTTTGGAGGTCCGGGAGGAGAAGCCCGAGCCGCCGCCGCTGCCAAGCAGCACGTCCACGGCGCCCCCGCGGGTGTTGACAAAGGTTTCCTCGTCCAGGGCACCCCAGGGGCTTATGCCGACAACCAGGGCGACCTTGCCGCGCAGTTCGGATGCGGCCCTGGCCGTCTGGTCCATGAGCTTGTCCGGCACCGGGGCGCTGACGTCTCTTGGCATGGGGAAAAAGACCAGTCCCACGGCCTTGCCGCCGATGGTGACGATTTTGGCGGTCGGGGCCTGGTCGAGGACCACCGCGCCCTTGGGCGGGGCGGCCTTCTTGTCGGCGAGGAGCTTCACCTCGTCCGGGGTGACGGCCATGACGTCGTAGCCGAGGGCCTCGTGGGCCTTGACCACGGCCGGCATTTTCTCGGGCTCCGGCGGCGCGGACGAGACTTCGGGCAGGAATTCCCAGGCGCCGGCCACGGCCAGGATCTTGCCGGCGGTGGCCGGATTCTGCCGCAGGGCCTTCAGATAGGTGGAGCGTTTGGCCAACCCGCCGAGCTTCTGGGCCCCGCAGGTCGGGCAGGGGTCGTAGTAGCCGTAGGTGTTGCCGGCGAAAACGATGGTCAGGGCCGGGTCGGCGGCGAAAGCCTGGGAAACGGTCATGGCCAGCGCGGCCATGACCCCGAAGAGGATGGAGGATGTGCGCATAGGCGTTCTTATTTGTTAAGGTATTCCTTGAGTTCTTTGCCGGGGCGGAAAAAGGGCAGCTTTTTGGGAGCCACGGTGACCACGTCCCCGGACTTGGGGTTGCGGCCGGTGTAGCCTTTGTAGCCTTTGATCTTGAAGCTGCCGAATCCCCGGATTTCCACCCGGTCTTCGTTGATAAGCGCCTGTTTGACGGAATCGACAAAGGCGTTGACGATGTCGGCCGCCTCGTCGATATGCAGGTCCTTGGTTTCGGCCAGGGTTTTGATGAGTTCGCTTTTGTTCATGGCGGGTCCTCGGTGTTGACGGTTGGCCGGAAGCCGCCTGCGGCGGCGGGCAAGCAATCGTCCATCTATTTCATACCATTGCCGAAAAAAGCGCCCATCCGTCAAGGGTTACTTGCGAACCGGGGGAATTTTCCCGAGCACCGGCATCTCCAGGAGCGTTTCCTGGCGTTGCTGCCGGATGCGGTGGAGTTTCACGGCGCCGGCCAGGATGTCCTGGGCGGCCGGACTGCGCGGGGCGTGGCGCAGGAGCGGAATCTGGCGGCGCACGGCGTCCGGCAGGGCCGGATCGGCCCGCACCCCGCCAAGGAGCGTGGGCGAAAATCCCAGGAAATGCTGGCAGGCGGCCGCCAGCCGGCCGAAGGTGGCCTTGGTGTCGTCCGGCCCTGCGACCTGATTGACCAGAATGTGAAAGTCCGTGATGCCGTACTGGGTGTGGAGCACCTTGATGACGGCGTAAGAGTCGGTCAGGGACGTGGGCTCCGGCGTGACCACGAGCACGCGCAGATGGCTCATGGCGGCCACGGACAGGACGGTCTGGGAGATGCCGGCCCCGAGGTCGAGCATGAGGTAGTCGTAGTTGCCAAAAGCGGTATTGAGCTTCTGGAAAAGGATTTCGCGCATGTCGTCGTCCATTTCCAGGAGTTCCGGCACGCCGCTGGCTGCCGGCAGGAAGTCGAAACCGTCGGGTTCCACGGCCAGCATGACGTCCTCGGCCATGACGCCCGGCCGGAAGAGGTCCTGCAGGTTTTTTTCCGGAGACAGGCCGAGGAGCACGTCGATATTGGCCAGGCCCACGTCGAAGTCCATGACCAGGACGCGGTGGCTGGCCCGGTAGAGGGCGTAGCTCAGGTTCAGCGCCAGATTCGTTTTCCCCACGCCGCCCTTGCCGCTCAGGATGGCGATGGACAGGGAGGCCCGGGGATTGACGGTGTGGGACATACGTCGCCTTATCCTTTGGTTAAGCCTGTGAAGAGAAATCTTTTTTCATCGGAGCGGACGAGCGTTCGCTCGGGCGGGGAGGTCAGGTCGGCGATGGGGGCGGCAACGATGCGGTCCTTGCCGCCGGATTTGGCCTCATAGAGGGCCCCGTCGGCCAGGGCGTAAAGCTTGTCGAGGGTGGTGGCCATCTTGCCCTTGGTGATGGCCAGACCCGCGGAGATGGTGATGCAAAGCGGCGTGTCCACGCCGTCGCAAACGATCTTGAGCGAGCGGACGGCGGCGACGATCCGCTCGATGACCATCGCGGCCCGGACCAGGCCGACACTTGGCAAAATCAGCGCGAATTCCTCGCCTCCGACCCGGGCCGCCGTGTCGTAGGTCCGCTTTTCGGCCAAAAGGAGGGCCCCGATGGTTTCGAGGACCCGGTCGCCGCAGGGGTGGCCGTAGGTGTCGTTTATGGCTTTGAAGTCGTCGAGGTCGAAAAGGACCAGGGCCAGGGATTGGCCGGCCCGGGAGGACCGGATGAGTTCGGCGGACAGGATCCGCTCGAAGGCCCCCCGGTTGTAGAGCTTGGTCAGAGGATCGTGCTCGGACAGAAAGACCAGCTCCTTGAGCGTCTCCTGGATGCGGGAGAGATACGGCAGCGGATTGGCCGACAGGGGTAGGGCCAGCCAGTCGCGCAGGTCCTGGTGGTTGCAAAGCGCCTCCCACCCGGCCAGGCTCAGGCCCGAACACAGGCGCATGATGACCACCCCGTCGCCATCGGTGGCGCAGTCCGGCTTTTCCATCTCGGCCAGCATGCCACGAAGCGTCTCCAACTCCGCCAGCATCTCCTCATGGGACGCGTCGATGAGGGGGGGGACGTCAGGCTTCATTGCCGGCCCGCGAGCAGGTAGCCGCGGATGAACTTGTCGAGTTCGCCGTCCATCACGGCTCCGACGTCTCCCACTTCGACGCCGGTGCGATGGTCCTTGACCAGTTGATAGGGCTGCATGGTGTAGGTCCTTATCTGGGAACCGAAGCCGATGGCGTTTTTGGAATCGTAGTTTTCCTGCTTTTCGGCCTGGATCTTTTTGAGTTCCAGGTCGTAGAGCCGGGCTTTCAAGACCTTCATGGCCGACTCGCGGTTTCGGTGCTGGGACTTCTCGTTCTGGCACTGGACCACGATGCCCGTCGGCAGGTGGGTGATGCGGATGGCCGAGGAGGTCTTGTTGACGTGCTGGCCGCCGGGGCCAGACGCCCGGAACACGTCCACCCGCAGGTCTTCCTCCTTGACGTCGATGTCGATGTCGAGGCCGGCGTCGGGATAGACATCCACCGAGGCGAAGGAGGTGTGGCGGCGTCCCGAGGAATCGAACGGCGAGATGCGGATCAGGCGGTGGATGCCTTTTTCCGCGTCGAGCAGTCCGTAGGCGTAGGGGCCGGAGATTTGCAAGGTGACGCTTTTGACGCCCGCCTCGTCGCCGGGCAGGAAGTCCAGGACCTTGATCCCGAACTGCTTGCGTTCGGCCCAGCGGCGGTACATCCGCAGGAGCATCTCGGCCCAGTCCTGGGCCTCGGTG encodes:
- a CDS encoding HU family DNA-binding protein; translation: MNKSELIKTLAETKDLHIDEAADIVNAFVDSVKQALINEDRVEIRGFGSFKIKGYKGYTGRNPKSGDVVTVAPKKLPFFRPGKELKEYLNK
- a CDS encoding GGDEF domain-containing protein, with the translated sequence MKPDVPPLIDASHEEMLAELETLRGMLAEMEKPDCATDGDGVVIMRLCSGLSLAGWEALCNHQDLRDWLALPLSANPLPYLSRIQETLKELVFLSEHDPLTKLYNRGAFERILSAELIRSSRAGQSLALVLFDLDDFKAINDTYGHPCGDRVLETIGALLLAEKRTYDTAARVGGEEFALILPSVGLVRAAMVIERIVAAVRSLKIVCDGVDTPLCITISAGLAITKGKMATTLDKLYALADGALYEAKSGGKDRIVAAPIADLTSPPERTLVRSDEKRFLFTGLTKG
- the prfB gene encoding peptide chain release factor 2 (programmed frameshift), producing MLQYSELRTQGTELSSKFEEFWRRLDLDQSRHRLAEIEAELSKEGAWDNPERMTPILREKSVLTAKVTGGEKLLAAKADLDEWMSLAKDDNSPEILDALAEQIVSLGSELADAELAAFFGPEDNADAILEIHPGAGGTEAQDWAEMLLRMYRRWAERKQFGIKVLDFLPGDEAGVKSVTLQISGPYAYGLLDAEKGIHRLIRISPFDSSGRRHTSFASVDVYPDAGLDIDIDVKEEDLRVDVFRASGPGGQHVNKTSSAIRITHLPTGIVVQCQNEKSQHRNRESAMKVLKARLYDLELKKIQAEKQENYDSKNAIGFGSQIRTYTMQPYQLVKDHRTGVEVGDVGAVMDGELDKFIRGYLLAGRQ
- a CDS encoding MinD/ParA family protein — protein: MSHTVNPRASLSIAILSGKGGVGKTNLALNLSYALYRASHRVLVMDFDVGLANIDVLLGLSPEKNLQDLFRPGVMAEDVMLAVEPDGFDFLPAASGVPELLEMDDDMREILFQKLNTAFGNYDYLMLDLGAGISQTVLSVAAMSHLRVLVVTPEPTSLTDSYAVIKVLHTQYGITDFHILVNQVAGPDDTKATFGRLAAACQHFLGFSPTLLGGVRADPALPDAVRRQIPLLRHAPRSPAAQDILAGAVKLHRIRQQRQETLLEMPVLGKIPPVRK